The DNA window GTATCTTCGTTTTTGTCTTCTCCTCCCCAAACTGATCCTCTCCTTGACGGAAATGCCGTTGAGATCCGGTCATGGACAGGGAGGCTAACCTTCCTCTCCCATCTCTACCTCCGCCAAAAAATCTCGTTCGTCCGGTCACCAACGCCGCCGACACGACTTCATCTTCGTCCTCGTTCTCTTCCTCCCCCCCGGACTTTCTCCGGCATGTCCAAGCCGCCTTCAAGCGCCACCGCCCCCTCGGTACCACCACCCCTATCTGTAACTTTTTGTACTTTCGATCTCTCTAGATCTCGCTTTTACTAAGAAGTTCTGAAAATTAGGGTTTACAATTTGGcacattcattcatttatttatctattgCTATTTactataaaatgaaattaaggCTTAATCCAGGAATGCTGATTACTATGTTCACGattgtgttaattaatttgGAATCAACTTCTTCATCTTGAAGTCAAGTtcgaagattttgtttttaatttgtgaCCAGAATACTTTAATTATCACTTTTTGACAGTTAAATTGTAATATATGTCGAAGTTCTAAGTGTTTGGCATGCTCGTTTTAGGTATAATGCAAACGAATAATAGTATAAAGCCTAGGCGTACGTTGATTCCACAGCGTGAAGCATCGAGAACCGTAGCTTCAAATGTGGATCCTACTACAGGGACGAAGAAGTCTCAAGATGTTGTTCCTCTAAGTAAAGATTCAATTTTGCAAACAAAGAATCCAGTTGCTGTTATTAGGGAAACTCATGAAGATGCATCTCCGTTTCCAGGAACCATTACAAAGACGTTTGATGAGAGTTTCAATCCGTTTGATGGACAGAGAGAGCAACCAGAATCTGTTATTGCTACTAAAGAGGATAATCAGGTGCCCCTGACATGTGTAGAATCTCAACTTGTTGAGGGTAAGAGAAAAGTCCAGTTTTTGACAGTGAACAAGGCCACTTCCCAGGGTAATATACTGCTCCTTGCTTTTTTGAGTGATCGTTTGAAAGTTGGTTTTGTTGGATTACTTGTTGTTTGTCATCTAATCTAAGATGCCGTGGCAAAAGCTTTTAAGTTTTGTACTCTGGACATATATATATGTACTGTTATCTTCTAACTTGCAGGGGCCGATGATGGAATGGCCACTGGATTGGAGAACTTGTCTTCTCATATGGGTTCACTTGCATTGACAGAAATGGAATGGGATGTGAGCAATCAAGTAGAGGTGTCAAATGTGATTAATGATGAAACGAAGCAGCAGAACTTTCATAACATGGAATCAGATGTCACTTCGAGATCTGATGGAGCTGTAACATCACTGGCAAAGAGAGCAATGGTTGTTCAGGATCAGTTGCATCAATTGAGGAACTTCTTAAACCAACCAGCTACTCAATCATCTGTTGTTGGTCCATCTTGTGCTACCACAACATCTGTTCATTCTACTTCGGCACCCATGCTTAACTCAACGACTTATTGCTCTCGTCTACATACAGAGAATGGTTCTCAAGCTGCTGTCGAACCTTTGAGGGATTCTAATGCAAATTCTCAGCATGTAACTCCAAGGAATTTGGAGCAGCTGTCACATCCTTTATTGAAGGACACAAGTGCTATGCTAATTGACCTGAGAGCCACTGCAACCCAGCCTTCTACCTCTGCTATTCATTCCCAATTTAAGGAGCTTGACCTGCCTAAGGAGCAAAAGGGAAGCATGCCTGAGGCACATGACATTGCAAACAATCCTTCTCTTGTTGATAAGCCCGCTAAGGAGAGAGGACCCGCAGATGAAGGTACTGATGTCCAATCTCAGCGTCCAATGTCCAGAAACCCATCTTCAAATGTGAAGTTGGAGCCATCTAAaccagaaaacaaagaaaaggttGCAAGCAGTAAAGGCACATCAGTACCTCGGAAAAGGAGTTATGATCCAGATTTGTTCTTTAAAGTTAATGGGAAGCTCTATCAAAGGCTTGGTAAGATAGGAAGTGGAGGAAGTAGTGAGGTTCACAAAGTCATTTCCTCAGACTGTACAATCTATGCACTCAAGAAAATCAAGCTCAAGGGTCGTGATTATGGAACTGCATATGGTTTTTGCCAGGAAATTCTATAtctaaacaaattaaagggGAAGAACAACATTATACAGTTAATAGATTATGAGGTACTCACTTGCATCCTTAAAAGAATCATGCTCTAAATGATATGATTTAACTGGGGCAATCATGTTTGCAATTTACTCAAACTCTATACCTTGTGGTTGTACATATGTGCTTCGAGATAACATTATAGAAGACGATAAATCTTCTGTGCCAGAAGAATAGGTCTTTTATATTgatgttcttttttcttctcatcagAATCCATATCTTAAAGGCTTGACATCTATTCTTGATTTATTCATCTACTAGATCTCTAACACTCTCTTTTGGAATTAGGTGACAGATAAAGCTTTGCTCCATGAAGTCATGAGTAGCTCCATAAGTAATAAAGATGGAAGAGTTAAGGATGATGGGTGCATATACATGGTCCTTGAATACGGGGAAATTGATTTGGCTCACATGCTGGCCCAGAAATGGAAGGAGATGGATAGCTCCAACCAGACGATAGATGAGAATTGGCTTAGATTTTACTGGCAGGTCCTCGGGCTTCACCTGGCCTTGCATCATAGTTgcagtttaatttatattaacacTCTATAGCTATTTCTAATATTACAGATTGATAGCTATAGCTACTAATTCAGATGTCAGTTTTTAATGCTAGAATGAAGTCATTTTGAACAGTGGGGAGCATTTTGTCTTTGTTTAAAGGAAGCACTGTAATCATGCTCCTGTTTTCATTATTGGGACTTTGTCTGCATCACGGGGTGGATAAGTTTCTAATGTGGCATGATGTTGATTATTgacattttttcattttccattttcaaTCTCTCTCATAGTTTGTATGGAAGGGGATTTGGCATGGATGAGGAAACACACTTGTTTATATGAGCAATGCAACATTGTCTTCATATGATACTAACAAATAGCAAATTTACATCATCTTGAAAACACACAGAATTTGTTGGTCTAAggcatatttttttgttttattcattgTTATTTGAATGGCAGTGCAGATTAACATTGTTTTGTTCAAATATTTTGCAGCAAATACTTCAAGCTGTCAATACCATTCATGAGGAACGTATTGTACACTCTGACCTGAAGCCAGCAAATTTTCTTCTTGTCAAAGGTTCTCTGAAGTTGATTGATTTTGGTATCGCCAAAGCCATAATGAGTGATACCACTAATATTCAAAGGGATTCACAGGTAGACTTTACTTATTCCTTGTATTTGGTTTTCCAAACTATTATTAGATTTAGAAGTATGATTGCATCAGAATGCAGATTCCACCTTGTATGTGCCCTTCTGTTGATTGACCACATGTTGCCACTAAGAACACGCCCTTCTTTTGTTCTGTGTATTTTTGGATGAAGAGGATTGCTTAATTGTCAATTTAGCTTATTTAAGAGGTTCTTTAGTTAGTATTATTTTGCTTAGTGGTTCATATTCTGTTTCTGCAGGTAGGTACCCTGAGCTACATGTCTCCAGAGGCATTCATGTGCAATGAGAGTGATGCGAATGGAAACACCATAAAGTGTGGTCGACCATCAGATATTTGGTCCCTTGGCTGTATCCTTTACCAAATGGTGTATGGAAGAACCCCCTTTTCTGAGTTCAAGACTTTTTGGGCCAAGTTCAAAGTTATAACAGATCCAAACCATGAGATAACTTATGAGCCAGTTTCCAACCCATGGCTTCTTGATCTTATGAAAAAATGCTTGGCTTGGGACCGGAACGAGAGGTGGAGAATCCCTCAATTACTTCAACACCCTTTTCTTGTTCCACCAGTACCAACTCAACCATCAGTATCTCAGAAACAAGGTTGTAAACTGCTTCAACTTGTCTCAGAAACTTGTAGCGGTGACCAAGAAGCTTCTGTGCTATGCCGTGAGCTCCAACAATTGCTTAACCCAGGTACTCTCACACCTGAGTCATCAACATCGCGAGACCAACAATGTAAGTTGCTCTCGCAGATGTCTAAGCTTTGTTTTCAGCTCCGGGAGTGTTTAGCAAAGTTAGAGAGAGGATAGGAATGGTTTCAGGTAGTCAACTCTGGGAAGGTCTTCTTCTCGTTTGGGAATATGAGAAATCTTGTCCGTCCACTGTAAGGTGTACACATCCCTGTTGTTTAATTATGCCTTCAAACAGAAGAATTGAACTCCAATTCTTTACTTGTATGCATCTCCTTTTTGAAAGCGCGCAGCGCGACAAAGGATGTGTAATCTTTCACTTGCTTTGCGCAACTTCTATGTAAGATAGCACAGTACTGACATGATTTTCTACTTAACTGTAATAGCTATTTGTCATGGATCTTCTGAGAAAATTTTCAGCACATTGTCTAGGGAAGCAAGTAacgataaataataataaaaataacaaaaacaacccCTGGTGGCGGAAAACCTAAATTAACTCCTGTGTGGTAACTTCAGGATTTTTAccgaaaatgatttttttttcctcacagGTATTGTTTAGAATACTTTGGCTCATGCAAATGCGAGTTCCTGGAATGGTAGGGTACTTATATCATACTCGATGTGAGAAGAAAAACTGCCTGCTCCtacgattttgtttttttccaaactATAGTGGCGTGAGCAATTTGTACGGGTTTGCCGGGGTTCCCTTGTGCCGGTGAATTTTTGCGTCCTACTATTGATTGATTATGGAAGGCAGTAGAAAAGGAACGAAGCCGGTTGTGAGCTCCATGATTGATTACCTCCTATGACTGTATTAACTGAATGCTTCCATTAAGGAAGTTGACGAGGGCAAATCGTATCAAACGAATGACAGAGTAATTACCATCTCATTTTGCAAATTTCTACAAAGGTAGGGTCTAACCATCAAACGAATAGAAGGCGCAACAGACTTTCGCTTATCCTTCTCAAGCAGGGAGAGAGACAGCGATGCAACTTCCAGTCTGATTTCTGAAGATCATACACAAACACAATTATTCActcatttttttgaaagaaaaaataatagatgGAAGAACTAGCCGCGCTTGTATCTGGTAGTCGAGTAGAATTGTAAATATTTTAGACTGGAGAGTGTAGACGATTccagtattattttaaatttaaatatttagtcTCACCTTCCCTTCCGTTCCTCCAATTTTCACATTCGCAAAAAATGCCCTAAAATATTGGGCTATGTAATTTCTTTTGTCATAAAATACCTCTCCGCCGTTCCTTCTGCGAATAACGTATCGCTTTTATAATCCAACGGCTCCAAAACGTCAGTGACAACAAACTTTAAGCACCTGCTGTTCCTATAACACGTGTTGTGTTCTCCGCAAACTAAACTTCTAACTCCGTAGAGAAAGAGGTTTTTTACGACTTGAATTGGACCCCAAGGGAGCGGAATCTAGCTAATGCCAGAAAAACTTCTCTCGCGCTTCTCTCGCGCTTCATTCACGCTTCCTCACCTGCGTTTTCTCTCTCCACAATCTTCTCTCTCGCTCCGCTCTCTACATAACTTCATTGCTCCTACAAGCCAGAAAAGCCCATTCACTCTATCTCGATCAGTTGCAGCCGCTACAGGTACGTGTCAGATGCCTTTACCTTTCTTGACAACTGGAAATGcttttaaatcttgatttgttgctgctgctgttgttttgGTTCAGCAATggatagcagcagcagcacgcCTTGTAAGCTGGTATTATGCGGAAAATCATCTGCAGAGAATGAAATTGCtaaatcattaatgaataaTAACACTCTTAAACTGCCTGATAATGTGCAAGTCTCTACTCTCTTGCACTCGGAGATTATTAATAAGCAGCAGCGGCAAGACGAAGAGTCTTTCTGTATTGAACGGTTTATGAATTCTCTTTCAACTAATCAATTCGGTAGATTACTCATCTGGTCGCCGATATTGCCTTCAACTCATGATGTTGTTTCCAAGTAAGAATCTCCAATTTCAATTTTCCGATTTTTTTCGTGTGTATAATAAATTCAGAtgcttaattttcttcttctttttgacagTAATTTTGGTGAGCTTCCAATTGGTACTGTTTGCGTTGCTGATGTTCAATATAAAGGGCGAGGTTTGTGATATAAATTTCGTGCTGTGATTTCGGATTTCCAATGATCAATAGTTATAACTTTGTATGTTTGATTGTGCAGGTCGATCAAAGAATGTATGGGAATCTCCAGCAGGTTGCCTGATGTTTTCATTTACCATTCAAATGGAGGATGGACGAGTTGTGCCTTTGTTGCAATATGTAGTGTCTCTTGCTGTTACAGAGGCAATAAAGGATGTTTGCGACAaaaatgttggtttttttttcccttcttaatTGAAGGGTGTTGCCAGTCATTAACTAGTTATAACCTTGCTCTTTCttatttgataactaaatatcGCTTACTTGGTGATGTTTACTTGACAAGAGAACATAATGACTTAAACAAGTAAATTAGTCAAGTTGCATTCAGAGTATGTGATCTTAGAGAACGAAGTGCTAGTAACTCATTACGTTGGTGTGTGAAAAACATaagttttttaagaattttcacCTGATAGTGTCGGATTGAAAGGTGGCTTGTGGCTGCTTTACCCATCAATGCCATGCATGATTGTTTTATTGCAATTTTTCAGCCAGCCAGTATGTGAGTTTGAGGTTTGATTCACTCATTTGGGagtatatgatttatttcaggGCTTACCGCGTATTGATGTTAGAATCAAATGGCCAAATGATCTTTATTTGAATGGTCTTAAAGTTGGAGGCATTCTCTCCACCTCAACATATAAATCAAAGAAGTTCAATGTCAGTACCGgtaaatataattctttttctGTGATCTGCAATTGTTTTCTGATGTTCACACTTCCATATTGCTAACTGGCTACTTTGTTTATTCTTTATCACTTGTTCTCTATAATCCAAATCATAGAGAAGGTTGGTTCTAAGTTTGCATGTATGATACAAATAATATAGTATCACAATCTTGCAGGTATAGGCTTGAATGTCGATAATGAGAAACCAACAACATGCTTGAATGCAGTCTTAAGAGAATTGTCTGCTGCTGCATGCACATTAAGAAGAGAAGATATTGTTGCAGCCtttctaaataaatttgaaaatttttatgatcttttcataaatggAGGTGAGCCAATACTTTTTGAAAAGTCATATCCATCATCAATATGTCATCTCATTTATCAATCATTCTGTAGAAATGTCATCCAGACATGCCAACCTTCTTTGGTTTTATCATGTCGAAAGTTGAAGCTATCATTTTCTTGTAGCAATTAACTGAGTTTATTTCCAGATAAATTCATTTGATAAGGGCCCATACTTGAAATGTTTCCTTAGAAATCCTGCTAGGTTAAAAGGCATGTATGTCTATGCATGATTATTCCAGTTGTTTCTTGAAGGTATGCTTGCCACGTAACATCATAAAAGGAAGAGAAACAACACCTTGGTAACTTAAATTTAAGGATTATTGGATAtaggatgaaaaaaagaagaagctatcCTGGAAATTTTAATATCTGTTAGTCAAACTTTTGAGGAGATAGAACTTCGTTACAGAAGCTCAAATGATTGtttttgagatttatttatagCTTCATGGCTTCATCCCCTCCCTCCCATTGCATTTGTggaatagatttttattttagctctatggttatcttttttattcttccccTTGGATACTTGCAGACTAGTGTGCTTGGTTTTTGCTGCTTTTAATTCTTGTATTACTTACATATTGTGGGATTTAGGGGTTTGCTTCAAATTTCTTCCAGATATTTGTTTGTTGTCCCCTAGCCTGGTAAAGCACCAGCTGGAATTGGCTTTATTCAGAAATCAGAAAGCATTGCAATGAGCTATTCTTATTAAGTTCTCTAAGATAGATTGAGGGTGCTGATTTGATACTTTTCAACCAGTCACGGAATGCACATgctaattcttaaccaactgcTTCATGTAGTTCTGCTTGAATCAGCTCGAGGGATTTTAGAATGGTAGGATAATGGATTGAATTTATATGGTTTATTAACATGAATGGTGAAGTTTGATAGCAAAAGGGTGAAGATttgatggcttttttttttggatcccCAGACTCTACTCATTTGTCCCTGGTTAATCATATATGGAAGGGCTAGATACACTCTAAGGTTAAGTTTTTTGTTCGGTTAGTtctcaaaaacataaattccaATGACTTGTTACAAGTTACTAATTGTGTTGATGttgtttccttctctcttttcatAGCTGCATCAgaaaattctttagaaataGCAGTTTGTTTCTAGTGacttttttcatttctcttgtCAAACTAATTGTATTacttatgataataataataacaataatgccACGTTCAttctttctgtgttttttttttcttttggcatGTCATCCAGGATTTCAAACTCTTGAGGAGCTTTACTATAAAACATGGCTACACAGGTAAGACATGCTTTTTTATCACTCTCCAGCGTTTTAACATGATTCCCTCTTTGTTATGTTAATGATTTCCTTTTCTGGGTGTGATTGTTTACTTTATCTAATGTAAGGGGCACTGGAAATGTTTATAATTGGTTAAGGTAGATGTTCATTCAAATCAAAGATGTTTTATCGGTTTCTCATTTCATCACTTCCTCTGAAATTTTATGTCCATACAAGTTTTGAAGGAGATAATCTTCAAGATACATAGCAAAGGAGGTCCATCATCTCCTGTTATTTCTATTGCCATGAAATGTATTGAGGTCCATAGAAGTTTTAGATTACTTTTTTAATGAATTCCTTGCACCTGAGAATGGTGCTTGGCAACCTGAAAACAATTTGActgaaattaaaagggaaaaaaatcacattCTAGTTGCCATATGGAAAAAGAATATGGTTTCACACACTTTGCTTCAGCTAGGATGATGTGGTGTTCAAACCAATGAATCATCTGTTATCTTCTCAGTAATGTCCCTGTTTCAGCTGCTCACATTATCATTGGCCTTTGGATGTGTTGACCGTACAAGTGTACCTGGTTAATTTCCACAAATCTTTCTGTCAACGATTTTCTCATCCCCTACTCAATATTCTCACGTGTTTTGATTCccaattcgtttttttttttggtttttactttttacacATCACCAGATTTCTATTCGCTCTGCTTTAAAAATTCCTCATATTGAGCTAGATAACTGCTCAACTTTCTGTGCTATAAGACAGCTGATCTGACATGTTTAAACTGTTTAGACAAGCATGTTTCAGCGATTTGTTTTCTGGGAACACCTTTCACTAATttgcaaaattttaattttttttcatatgcttCTATAATTGGAACTTCAGAGGCTATCTCTGTTATCTTGGACCATAGTTATGTTCTTTATCCTGTACTAAACTCTTGAATTCAATTATCATAATCTGCAATACATTTGTCATCTTTTGCATGTatagttatgattttgttttgagatgttcaTGTAGTGGGCAGAGAGTTATCATCCAGGAGAAGAACGAGAACCAAGTAGTGGAGAACGTGGTCACCATTCAGGTATGACCATTGATATGGTTCCTAGATAGCATGCTACCTTGCAATTTGAATCCACTCTTTTCTCCTATGGAGATCTGAGGAACAGTTTTATTCTGTTACACATTACAAACTGAAGATCcatatttgattttgtaatttcagTTTCAATGTTGAAGTTTGGAAAAAATTAGTTACTTAAGCCTCTTGATATGACAAACCTGTTATATGATATTCCGCAAAATAAGGTGCCATTGCATTTTGCAATGGTGCTAAATAAGTGGAAGTGTCATGTTCCTTGTGCCAGAGCCTAAGATTTAGctgattgttttatttacagGGTTTGACATCCTCGGGTTATTTGCTAGCTATCGGTGAAGACAATCAAATGTGTGAACTTCATCCTGATGGCAATAGGTAGATTGGCTTTACCTTTCCAGATATATATTGTTGTTTAGGATATTCTACACTTGTTCCAAGTTGAATTTGAAGAGAATTTATGAGTTTGTGTGTTGCTGGGTTGTGCATGAGTAGTACTTATTCAACAAAATCATCGTGCATAAGTCCTTCTTTGCTTTGAAGTTTTCTACAATTGACTGAGGAGCTGTATAAAATTCCAAGAGGCAATGTGATAAGCAAACATAGTGCTAGGTCTGTGAAGATTTTTAGATATCCGATGATTTCATTTCTTCAAGTTTGCTCTCTAGTTAAGGCTATTAAGTTCAATTTCGCAACAAGCTTATGTTTCTTTCATTCAAGTTCGTGTggtaaaaagagagagataaaagGGTATGTGTGCATGTGTGAATATTTGCCTCCTTATTTCTCCTCCAATAAGATTTAGGGTGCCTTTGGCACTATGGACGAAACGTTTGTGGCTGCAGCCTCATCGTTAGCTTTCTCATTACTTTCCAgtcatcagcatatcaaaaccaCTTTTACCATGTCTTTAGGTAGCTGTACGAGGAAATGATGTGTTGATGTATCCTATTTTCTAATACAAGGATTACATGGACCCATGTGCATAGTGTCCTCTATGTAACTTTTCTCAACCCAGATGTCTCGAGCCCTTGGCTTGGTTCGTGTTTTAATGGGCCGTTAACAACTTTCCGTGTTTCTAAATTTtcctttcatcaaataaaaaacagttaGAAACCCCTGTGCTACTAAGTGTTACTATCTGCTATTATCTACTTGCTTTTCACTGAAATATGCTGAGATTGGTATCGTATAGTTTTACATTCAGATGATTTGGTTCCATACAGAGAACTTTCCTCATTATCCTCCTGAGATAAGTAATCACAGTTGTTTGTTCTCATTGGCTACAGTTTTGACTTCTTCAAAGGACTAGTCAGAAGAAAACTTGAATAAAGAAGATTCCCTAGCATCTTCCACTGGAGGCAAAAGTCATGTTGGAACAGCTGCGCAAGTGGAGATGTTTTACGAACTGTATTTCTTATTTTCGTTTAATTAAATCACTCTGCCCATATTTATCTTCAAGTTGCTTTGTTTAAATGAGATATTGACAAAACTTACACAGgtctttctttagttttttttttccttgcaagtGCAAATCTTTATTTACTTATGAATTAGGTCAGATTCCTTCacccaatatatataattaaggtCAGGTCATCTAAATTACGAACATTGTACAGCGTATTGTACATTTGCAAACCGAGATCACATACTTTTTTAAGCTGTTTGTTACTTTGCGGAGAGCAGATGTAGATCTCTAGcaataatcaatcatttgttaGAAATTTGGTCACTTTTGTGCCAGCTGTGGAACGATACCAAAGAACAAATTAATCCATAATTGATTTGGTCTTGTGGTTCTTTGATTATATTCTTTGTTCAAAAGGCCATATTGAAAGATGTGTTTGCTTTAGTTTTGTTAGCTGGATCCTTCCACCCATTATCAACCAGGTGTCAGACTAATATGGCTGTCATTGTTTTTCTACTTTATTTATCACTCTTGATTTGTTGAAAACATGCAGGGCAAAGATTTTTCTTCCAGGCCGATGATCACTCATCAGGACATACCTTGACTGGTGTGCAGTCTAAACCTCAGACACTGGTACGCCCTATGATTGAGGGGAATCTGTGTTATTCTCCGCCCTTTTCTCTCTCTGCATTTTATTttgggaaggaaaagaaaaggacccTCCACCCCCTTAAACACCAGCTTCtgcataaaacaaaattttcaaacttgATATGTATTATTGGGGCGGCCGTAACCCGTTATCGGGGTCCATGTGGCAGACATTGTCTTCATTGCTGTGTGTCAATATGGATTTATGTTGAGGTGTAGTCTTCTTCAAAAGGCTGCAAAAGAGCAAGTAAGATAAAGTTCATTCGTTCTACTTCGTTGTCGTCTATAAAAGATTCTGGGTTCCGTTTCGAAGTTTGAAGGTCCCCTCGTATATCAAAAGAGCGCCAAGTTGCAGCTTTTGTCCATCTTTTGCATGTCTTGCATGAGATGTTTGTAGATTGTCGACGCATTAGGAAAACCCACTCGTTGTTGCTTAAAATTTGGTGCGGATGCTGTGTTTATGTATGCTGGTTGTTGCTTGTAGCGGAGGTATAAGAATGTTTTGTGATTCTCAATCCTTTGCTTGCTGGCGGAGAAGCAATTCATGGATTAGATCCAAAAACAAAACgtcttttttaacattttttgtgTCCCAATTGGTTAACTTGGCTTTTCTTGCTGAAAATGACCTATCCGGTGTTATTAGATGTGTTAGCACCTTCTAAGAGGATGATTGAAATGGAGGGTGGCTTTTTGCATTTGACCACGAGTGGTGATAAAATTCGACTCTCGATGAAAGttcaatcatttgttttttttttttttttgaaaattggaCGTTACACTGTAGACTGAGaaggacaaaagaaaaaactggaTGTTACAAGCGTGGAGTACTGTTACTTCAGCCagccttttctttcctttttctaaaTTGGCTCATCGAGCAAGAAAAATACCAAATCACCAATTTCCTTGTACGTCTTTCTGACTTGGTTATTTTACCAGGCACATGGCTTTGGTGGCGAATTTGACATGAAAGATCAAACAAACACGAAATGTCAAAAGTAATTATGCCTTTAAATGCAGAATGGATGGGTTATATTCACCCTCCTTGAGGTTGTAACAGCATTATTCGTTCCCCTTTTAAAActgtattggtttttttttttttttaagtaatgtAGATATTCAGGTCAGCTCGtgtatatttcaattaatttcacgaatctaaaatgaaatgataaatcAAACAAACTCTAGAGTAACATGATCAATCAAACAATTTTTGTCAAGCCAGTAGCCCTGCCAGGATTAATGATCAACGTGATGCTTTGTACAGGACAACAACAAAATGAAATCTTCATCAATTTCGAACATCCTTTGAAGGGAAGCATAACAACTGTGTTTAGCCCTCTTCGGTCCGTGAGGCGTTCTTGGGAAGCAAGTCTGAAGGTCGAGCTAACTAGCTTAAGGCTGGTTATTAACTAATTCCTACAAAAGGATTCGCCAATCATTTTCAAATCTTAATGGCTCGGAATCGGTAATATATATGCTGATTCCCGTATTCCAGTGTTCAGACTCCACATTCTCTTATGATAAAAGCTCTTAAATGTCAAAGGGACATGAATAGAGATGGAGATAGAGGCAAGTTCAAGTTCACATTGTAATAATGTTCGGTGGGTTCATTATGCTTCGAGACCTAGTTGTGGAGGGGGAAAAGAATAGGATCAGTCTAGTAGACCTTGAGCATAATCACATGGCCAGCAGGCATGGTGGACCAGGgtgaatcaaataaaatgagGTTAATACATGGAACTGGGATGTGGAGAGAA is part of the Populus trichocarpa isolate Nisqually-1 chromosome 2, P.trichocarpa_v4.1, whole genome shotgun sequence genome and encodes:
- the LOC7463176 gene encoding serine/threonine-protein kinase MPS1 isoform X3, whose amino-acid sequence is MDREANLPLPSLPPPKNLVRPVTNAADTTSSSSSFSSSPPDFLRHVQAAFKRHRPLGTTTPICIMQTNNSIKPRRTLIPQREASRTVASNVDPTTGTKKSQDVVPLSKDSILQTKNPVAVIRETHEDASPFPGTITKTFDESFNPFDGQREQPESVIATKEDNQVPLTCVESQLVEGKRKVQFLTVNKATSQEMEWDVSNQVEVSNVINDETKQQNFHNMESDVTSRSDGAVTSLAKRAMVVQDQLHQLRNFLNQPATQSSVVGPSCATTTSVHSTSAPMLNSTTYCSRLHTENGSQAAVEPLRDSNANSQHVTPRNLEQLSHPLLKDTSAMLIDLRATATQPSTSAIHSQFKELDLPKEQKGSMPEAHDIANNPSLVDKPAKERGPADEGTDVQSQRPMSRNPSSNVKLEPSKPENKEKVASSKGTSVPRKRSYDPDLFFKVNGKLYQRLGKIGSGGSSEVHKVISSDCTIYALKKIKLKGRDYGTAYGFCQEILYLNKLKGKNNIIQLIDYEVTDKALLHEVMSSSISNKDGRVKDDGCIYMVLEYGEIDLAHMLAQKWKEMDSSNQTIDENWLRFYWQQILQAVNTIHEERIVHSDLKPANFLLVKGSLKLIDFGIAKAIMSDTTNIQRDSQVGTLSYMSPEAFMCNESDANGNTIKCGRPSDIWSLGCILYQMVYGRTPFSEFKTFWAKFKVITDPNHEITYEPVSNPWLLDLMKKCLAWDRNERWRIPQLLQHPFLVPPVPTQPSVSQKQGCKLLQLVSETCSGDQEASVLCRELQQLLNPGTLTPESSTSRDQQCKLLSQMSKLCFQLRECLAKLERG
- the LOC7463176 gene encoding serine/threonine-protein kinase MPS1 isoform X1, translated to MDREANLPLPSLPPPKNLVRPVTNAADTTSSSSSFSSSPPDFLRHVQAAFKRHRPLGTTTPICIMQTNNSIKPRRTLIPQREASRTVASNVDPTTGTKKSQDVVPLSKDSILQTKNPVAVIRETHEDASPFPGTITKTFDESFNPFDGQREQPESVIATKEDNQVPLTCVESQLVEGKRKVQFLTVNKATSQGADDGMATGLENLSSHMGSLALTEMEWDVSNQVEVSNVINDETKQQNFHNMESDVTSRSDGAVTSLAKRAMVVQDQLHQLRNFLNQPATQSSVVGPSCATTTSVHSTSAPMLNSTTYCSRLHTENGSQAAVEPLRDSNANSQHVTPRNLEQLSHPLLKDTSAMLIDLRATATQPSTSAIHSQFKELDLPKEQKGSMPEAHDIANNPSLVDKPAKERGPADEGTDVQSQRPMSRNPSSNVKLEPSKPENKEKVASSKGTSVPRKRSYDPDLFFKVNGKLYQRLGKIGSGGSSEVHKVISSDCTIYALKKIKLKGRDYGTAYGFCQEILYLNKLKGKNNIIQLIDYEVTDKALLHEVMSSSISNKDGRVKDDGCIYMVLEYGEIDLAHMLAQKWKEMDSSNQTIDENWLRFYWQQILQAVNTIHEERIVHSDLKPANFLLVKGSLKLIDFGIAKAIMSDTTNIQRDSQVGTLSYMSPEAFMCNESDANGNTIKCGRPSDIWSLGCILYQMVYGRTPFSEFKTFWAKFKVITDPNHEITYEPVSNPWLLDLMKKCLAWDRNERWRIPQLLQHPFLVPPVPTQPSVSQKQGCKLLQLVSETCSGDQEASVLCRELQQLLNPGTLTPESSTSRDQQCKLLSQMSKLCFQLRECLAKLERG